From a single Manduca sexta isolate Smith_Timp_Sample1 unplaced genomic scaffold, JHU_Msex_v1.0 HiC_scaffold_880, whole genome shotgun sequence genomic region:
- the LOC119193674 gene encoding histone H4, protein MTGRGKGGKGLGKGGAKRHRKVLRDNIQGITKPAIRRLARRGGVKRISGLIYEETRGVLKVFLENVIRDAVTYTEHAKRKTVTAMDVVYALKRQGRTLYGFGG, encoded by the coding sequence atgacCGGTCGCGGCAAGGGAGGCAAAGGTCTTGGAAAAGGAGGAGCGAAACGTCACAGGAAAGTTCTTCGTGACAACATCCAGGGTATCACGAAGCCTGCCATTCGCCGTTTGGCACGCAGAGGTGGAGTGAAGCGTATCTCCGGTTTGATATACGAAGAAACTCGCGGTGTGCTTAAAGTGTTCCTCGAGAACGTAATTCGTGACGCCGTCACGTACACAGAGCACGCCAAAAGGAAAACTGTCACCGCTATGGACGTCGTGTACGCTCTGAAACGACAGGGACGCACGCTCTACGGTTTCGGCGGTTAA